The nucleotide sequence CTTACATAGCTACTATTCAATATACTCTTTGTCTGTCTGATTTTGTAAGCAGCTATATTATGCAAAGTATGAGATTATATAAAGCGACTGAATTAGTTTATTACCGATTacgtttttattttaacttcGAAAATAAGATAGATAACCTAACTTAGAcaagaaaaaggttaaaaaatatttaacccCGTACTGTGCTACAGGGTTATCCCctagttattaattaaattttacgTCGATGAAAGTTACGTCACTTTCGTAACCGAcgtgtatatatttaaatcgGTTTATTATCGACGTGAGATATTGAAAAAACTGACGTAAGAAGCCGTATATCTTGTAGTGTTAAcgttttatgtttattttgtgaaaacttATTTGTTGATGTATGTGCATGCAGCCCCTGTTAAATGAGACTTTATCCTGGCCGGTGCGGTGCTAAACACGCAGGATTAAGAAGTACGTTAAAGGCCCTGTACATCCTATGTGATTTCATGACAGTAGATACCTCCAACGGAGTAGCTCTTACAACTTTTGacacagaaaaaaattataataaataattagttattaaccatatttgaaaataaaatgtattaaaaagatttaaaaaaaatctttatccaacgtatatttcaaaaaatcttATCGGTTTCAAATTAATGAAGAATgaatgtgttaaaaaaaaaaaaaatctttatccaaaaaatatatatcaaaaatcaaaaatacaaaaaagaaagaaaaaaacagtttcCGAATAACATAATTAGTTAGGGCTTTCTTTTGCGTTCACATGATACCATCACAAATTCACGAGTCATTCTTCTTAATCAGCGCTCTGCTTCGTAAGTTTCGTCTGAATCTGTTCTAGAGAAAAACAATCTAAGGATGCCCGAAGAGTTATATGAAGACAGGATCAGTGACTTGTCCGACGATTTGCTTGTGCAGATTCTCTTGCTTGTCTCCACAAAAGATGCAGTGACCACCACGGTTTTGTCAAAACGCTGGCGTTTTATATGGACCATGATGCCTATAATCGAGTACAAAGAAAGCAAAGataatttttgtcaaaaaaaaaagaaagcaaagataATGATAGAAGCAAAAAGAGCGTGTGGTGGTTTCTTGACCAGTCATTGCGACTCCACAGGGAACCTGTATTAGACAGCTTGTGTATCAAACTCGGTCCACACTGTCCTGTTCATGTTGATGTTGCAAAATGGGTTGCAAAGGCAGTTGATCGTTTTGTGTGTAGCCTAAAATTTGAGGTTCTCTGGTCCGTAGATCCAATCAGGTTGCCTAAGAGCCTTTAGACATGCGAAACGCTAGTGAAACTGAATCTCTCACACAAGGTTCTCATAGATTCTCCTTCTTCTACCGCTCGCCTACCATCCCTTAAAAAGCTCTACCTAATCAATGTGGTCTATAAAGACGAGGCTTCTCTCTTTAGGTTCTTATCATGCTGTACTGTTCTTGGGAAACTGCGAATAACacgagaagaagatgacaatatCACGCATTTTTTCGTGATAGTGCCTTCTTTACGGGACTTATCGTatcatgattataattataGTTATGTAGGAAACAGGGCTAGGCTCTTGGTTAGTTGATTATATATACTCCGGCATTAAAGAACATTATTATCACTAATTTATCAAGACACTATTGCTTGATGAAGAATATGCCTTGTCTTGATAGTGCAGATCTATGTGTTGATACCTACGCAGTTGACAATTTGGCACGATCTATATCAGCGGTTTTGTCTCTTAACTTGTTTTTGGCTGATGAAATGGTAGctatctctcttttctcacatGGTTTGTGGTCACAGTTTTTGCATCTACTAATtacgttttcttgtttttttttttttttttacaatcgcAGCTTGTGCGTTGTAGCTTTATCAACTTCTCTCGACTTACAGAGTTAAGAATATTTCCAGTTGAATCAAGACTGGTTGGAACCTCTCACACTTCTGCTTGGAAATTCTCCAAAACTAACAAGTCTTTTGGTTAATTGGTTATGTAggcatcttcctcctcttctacTAATATAACTAGTAATTGAAATCGCTTCATATATAGTCCTCTCGTTTGCTTGTCCAGGAATTTACAGATAACCCCAAGGATCTCCCACTTTCATGGAACCAACCGAATTCAGTCCCCGGTTGCTTATCTTCCAGTTTCGTGATCTTTCAGTGGACAAACGGATATGGAGGACGAGTAGAAGAGAAAGAATTTGTGACGTACATCCTAGCTAATTCCAAGTGTTTAGAAAGAGCAGAAATCTCCGTTAGATCTACCTTCAATCCTGAAGAGAGACAAAAAGTGATTGAGGAATTGGAGTCGATGCCTAGGGTTTCTAAGTCATGTCAGCTTCTTCTCGAATGAAAATTGTACTGTTTCTCATATGTTATTCCTAGTATCATGTTTCCACATAAATAAAGTCTCTAGATTCGAGTTTATCTACTTACTAGAACTTGCTACTCTCTGAAAGTGATTAAGATGTCTCACATATGACCGCACTACAAAGTTCACAATGATGATACAGTAAAAAGCATGCAGAAGTTTCAAACGAAAGCTCTTAAGATACAGAGTATGTGCTCACTCTTGCCACTATGATTTGTTCTGATCGATTATTACCTTTGCCTCTTTCCATTCACCTTTCAATGTAGCTTGCTACAGAGGAACATAAAAATTCAGGTATTTATCTCTTtcacgggtcaaaatttgaccTGGTAATGAGGTGCACGCTCCTGCAAATGTGACTCCAGAGATGATCTGGCAGGTTTTATTACAcagaaaaatataagtaaaaaaacgAAGTCTAGTAAAAATGGGAAGTCTTAAGTCTCATTGTTTACCTTCAAGGACTGTCTCTGGTGTGGCATAGGCATAGTTTTCTTTCACTTCTGACACTGTAAAAACGAAGAAGGGATCTGTATCCTCCATTCTTGCTAAACAAACAATTAACCAATTAAGTCAACAAGAGGGAGCTTGAGAGAGTGAGATGCCCGTTACAAATTGTGATAGACAGCTAGCAACTGTACAAAATTAATGATCAAATACCCTAAAAGAAAATTCCCTTCGACAACTTGAGACACGGTAGGTGTTGAAACATAGTACTAGTACAGCTCTAGAAAGAGCAGATGCAACTAAATATGCAAGACTCAAAGGTCTAAATTATGAATCCAAGTGGAGAGATGGATTACATAGATCGTAAAACACTCAAAGATGACATCGCAAAGAAATCAGAAGCCAGGGTAAAAGGATTCAAATGATGGTATTCAATTTCAAATATCAGGCTATGTGAAGAATAACTAACCTAACTTTAGATGACAAGAATAACTAACCCACAATACTTGAGTCTCCGATGCAATTTTTCCTGACAAGGTAGAGTTGTTCTATCTACAACAAGTTAAGTTAGCTCTCATGCACATGAGGCAAGACTAATATAGTTAAGTAACACAGAGTTAAGAAATTGTCTAATAACAATTTTATTCcattaatctttcaaaatttgaacAAGACACTATGAAAATTACAAGGAACAGAACATCTGCAATTATCAGACTATTCCCAAGTTAATTTTAGGTATGCAAAAGCTAAACAAACGCTatagaaaattacaaacattACAACTTACAATGACAAACCGCAAAAACtgtttcttaatcttcttcttcatcatcatccgatccattaacgattaaatatcaaagttcTCCATCTGAATGCTGCTCTTTAAAGGCACATAGTCACCAAGATACCCACCGATATGATCATGCAACGCGGATTTATCAATCTCCTGATGATGGAAACTCTTGCAAACATAGTAAAACACACTCTGCACAAGCAAACCCACAAGATTCACAATCACTAGTATCCCAACCAAGAAACCTCCAACAACAATCTTCGTCAACAACCCGAAATCATCTCCTCCATGAACCACAACCGCACCGAAAACACCAGCGGTGACACCACAGAGAGCAAGATACACAAAAACCATCGTACACGCCGTACTAGTCCTTCCTTTAAGCAACTCATAGCTCTTCTTCATGGCAGCAATCCCGTAAATAGGCTCAAGAACAGAGACAACACTAGCTAAATGCCACCAAGCAGTCATATAAACATGAACacccaaaaacagaacaaagatcACAACCATCGAGAACATAGCGAGGATCACGCTCTGTAAATCGATGGCCACGATCAAAACCACGAGgaacaacaagaaaacagagTTGTACACAAGCATCAAGAGAGACACCCAGAGGAAGGTAATGAACAAACGCTTCAGAACCAGAGGAATCGCGTGCAATGTTGACGAGAAAGAAACAGGCTTTCCCGTGTAAAGCGACGCCACGGTGAATACGACGGCTGCCGTGGAGACGAGAGAGAAGGCGAAGAGGAAGATGACGTAAATGAATTGGTAAATGAGGAGAAGGGTCCATTCGTGATTGGTTTGGGATTGATCTTGGGGAGGAATTGAATCGAGCTGAGCTAAGATTGGTTGGGTGAAGAGAGAATGAGCGAGGATTGCGAAGGAGAGAGGGAAAATAAGGGTTAGGGTTATGAGGTAGAAGGTTTTTGGGGAAAATTTGGGGATCGTGGTGGACTCACGTAAAATACCTTGAATGTTGAGGAATTGAAGCTCTTCTGCAGCGAGATCCATggatgaaattagggtttgtatAGAGAGATTGGGGAAGATTGTTAAAGGCGGTGACTTTTTTGAAGatgtgatgaaaaaaaaaaatgtttcagaGAGAACTcaacagaggagagagagagagagagagagagaaaggacaagaaaagagaaaggtCACTTCATGGTTTTAAAAAAGTTCCAATCTttcctacaaaaataaaatatatttatttctaaaattagaaTGAAAACACGATTAGAAAAAGTTCACTAatgtctttttttgtcaacaaaaaagtTAAATCATTATAGAGTGAATTAGCTAGAAAGCCAAATTtgggaatgtaataaaaaaaatagcgAATATTAGAGCAAGTTCAATGGTAGATACTAAAAAAGATACTTaagtatgtttttaattataatatttggaaATAGtgaagttaaaaacttttttaaaaactgtaaaattgtaTGCTCCAATGGTAGAAcctaattttgggtttttaaaattctgaatttttttttttgaaaattaacacTCAAGTTTGAACAAGTTGATCCTTTAAACATGATTAGACAAATCTCAGTCAATGAACCACCATCCAAATGATGTTACTTCCCTGAAGACATAGCATAGAGAAGAAGTGTGTCCATCAAAGCCAACACTGAtcgataaaagcatcatccaaaacctgaaataacagagaCAAGTAGGATTAATAGATGTAGCATCAGAAatacaaaaaacagagaagatagAGGAAAGAGACGAGTTACTAACCTGATGCTTTTCTTCTTATAGAACCTCGActatctgcatcaaagagaaaCTTGCAGTTGCTAATCCCATTGATCGTTGCATTACTAATACAGTCAGAGGAAGAGTTGGAGAGCTTGCTCTAGCTCTTTCAGCAAACGCTTTCGCCATTTCTTTAAACTCAGTTGCCACTTCTGCCTCATCAGAACCAGTTAAACAAACATGGATAGTTTCACACGagatagaaaaattaaaacaagaaataatCGTAGAATGGATGAAAAACATTTTATACCATTCAAGACACAAACCTGAACAATAAGCATAACCTCCACAGTTCTTGTAACGACATCTTCATCACTTGAAAACACGCCGGGTTTTCTCCcttcaaaactataaacatcCAATCAAAAGGACCAAATCGTGTTTGAAAAGTTTCTGATGGCAAAGTCCAAAACTCAGGAAGCCAAACTTCATAATCaagtttataaaaacaaagagatatcCCAAACGgaaagagaacaagaacatgAATAAACCACATGTCCTCCAGCCTTGTGCATCAGAGGAGCCTAGACTTGGCAGACCTAATTAGAGACATATAAAAAGGATCCAACAAGGAGCACATTACACTCACAGTTTTTGGACCACAGCCTTCAGATATCAGCTTCAACCTTTCAGCTTCTGTTACGGATGGTCGAGCTATGTCTTTAGACTCTGAAATATTCACATCCTGCAACAGTAAATTTTATACCAAATGTTTTTTAGAGTGTGTTAGTTTCAAAATCATGTCTTGTAGCTAAATCCAACGGCATATACAATATTCATCATGTGAGTTGATATAAATTCTCATTCTGTTTCATCAAACCAAAGAGAATAGCAAATGAGAAACGAAATTACCAATCAgaccaaaataatcaaaagttgAAACATTGAGCTTCGAAACAATGGTGATTATAAACTAGTCAAAACCCAAAAAGGaggaaaatttataaaatctcagAAAGCAAAATATGTTGAAACTGAATAAAGCAATCAAAACCCATTGAAACACgaaacttaattttttaaactcGATCAACATGTGAAAGAAACAAACCATAATAAAGAGCATCATCATGTGAAATTAAAACTAAAGGAGAACAAATTCAAAAActgtttcagaaacaaaaaaaaaaattcaaaatttataaaaaaaattcataccTATTGGTGAAGAGTATCCCAAAGCAGAGTAATAATGTCCATCTCTTGGCAGACCTAAGGAGGTATTCAGAAGCAGGAACGGCGGATTCCCAACCTTTTTCGATTCATCTCCTCTCTCAATTCGATGGATTCCGACTTGAGAAAAAAACACCGATTTTGGAATCGGTTCGtgaaatgaaagagagaggaagagagggaaaaacaaaagcttccatcgatgttttttttttcttttgttaaattcaCGAACCAATCTGAGAAAGACGCATGTGAGATAAGAATCGATACTAACAATGCTTAATTAAGGATcgattttaacttttattatgtattatgatttatttttattcttaagCAATCCTAAAAACCCATTAAATACCACCGTTGTACATGCTCTTAGGTGAGTAACCAAAGGGCAAAGAGAAATTACAATAATACTCTCAGGTGGTTGGAGGTGGATAGCTAGAGGTGGCTGGTCGGAGGTGGCTGGCCGGAGGTGATTGGCCGGAGGTAGCTGGCCGGAGTTAGCTGGTCGGATGTGGCTGGCTGGCGGTGACTGGCCGGTGGTGGCTGGCCGGAGTTAGCTGGTCGGAGGTGACTGGCCGGAGGTGGCTGGCCGGCGGTGGCTGGCTGGAGGTGGCTGGCTGGCGGTGGCTGGTGGTGGTAGGGTTAATTTGGACATTAATATAcataatacagaaaatataagGAATTGATGGTTAAAGTAGTCAAAGAGtgaattatagattttttttggggttatttGCCATATTCCCATCAttaaattgttttacaaaaataacaacTTGGACATATAAAATTTACGTACACTATACAAATCAAGTTTACATTTTGTTAAGGGAGATTTATAGGATTTGTCACAAATAATAAGAACCATTCGATTGAAACTAttagttaaaaattaatagacAAGATTTTCtatcacatttttgtttctattcttcacttttttttttctcttactctctttgtaatcactttatttaattattgggaaaaaataaagtgattacTCACTTGATTGCGATGATAGTTGCCAGACAATCAACCAGAACCGCAACTACTCAGACGACAACTATCATCGCAATCAAAAGAATTCGGGATTTgaagtttgagaagaaaaatcgCTTTAGGGGTTTAGATTTCTAAAActcgaaatcgatttggggaaaaaagaaGAGGGCAACAATGTCTTTAGTACCCTCTAATTAACCACATGGGTTATATTTTAATC is from Camelina sativa cultivar DH55 chromosome 20, Cs, whole genome shotgun sequence and encodes:
- the LOC104771669 gene encoding uncharacterized protein LOC104771669, with amino-acid sequence MDLAAEELQFLNIQGILRESTTIPKFSPKTFYLITLTLIFPLSFAILAHSLFTQPILAQLDSIPPQDQSQTNHEWTLLLIYQFIYVIFLFAFSLVSTAAVVFTVASLYTGKPVSFSSTLHAIPLVLKRLFITFLWVSLLMLVYNSVFLLFLVVLIVAIDLQSVILAMFSMVVIFVLFLGVHVYMTAWWHLASVVSVLEPIYGIAAMKKSYELLKGRTSTACTMVFVYLALCGVTAGVFGAVVVHGGDDFGLLTKIVVGGFLVGILVIVNLVGLLVQSVFYYVCKSFHHQEIDKSALHDHIGGYLGDYVPLKSSIQMENFDI